A section of the Quatrionicoccus australiensis genome encodes:
- the pyrF gene encoding orotidine-5'-phosphate decarboxylase, which produces MTFIQMLAAAWQKNNSLLCVGLDPDPAKFPIHLHGRDDAIFAFCADIVDATADLVCAFKPQIAYFAAHRAEDQLEALIAHIHAKHPGIPVILDAKRGDIGSTAEQYAIEAFERFQADAVTVNPYMGRDSVDPYLAYQKKGVILLCRTSNAGGSDLQFLDVGGEKLYERVARLTSHTWDTTGQCALVVGATFPAEIARVREIVGDMPLLVPGIGAQGGDIEATVRAGRTANGTGLMINSSRAILYAGKDENFAAAARQVAQQTRDAINLYR; this is translated from the coding sequence ATGACCTTCATCCAGATGCTTGCCGCCGCCTGGCAAAAGAACAACTCCCTGCTCTGCGTCGGCCTCGACCCCGATCCGGCCAAGTTCCCTATCCACCTGCACGGCCGTGACGATGCGATCTTCGCCTTCTGCGCCGACATCGTCGATGCCACCGCCGATCTGGTCTGCGCCTTCAAGCCGCAGATCGCCTACTTCGCCGCGCACCGCGCCGAAGACCAGCTCGAAGCGCTGATCGCCCACATCCACGCCAAGCACCCCGGCATCCCGGTCATTCTCGACGCCAAGCGCGGCGACATCGGTTCGACCGCCGAGCAATACGCCATTGAAGCCTTCGAGCGCTTCCAGGCCGATGCCGTGACGGTCAACCCCTACATGGGCCGCGATTCCGTTGATCCCTACCTGGCTTACCAGAAAAAGGGCGTCATCCTGCTCTGCCGCACCTCGAATGCCGGCGGCTCCGACCTGCAATTCCTCGATGTCGGCGGCGAAAAGCTCTACGAGCGCGTCGCCCGCCTGACTTCCCACACCTGGGACACGACCGGCCAGTGCGCGCTGGTCGTCGGCGCCACCTTCCCGGCCGAGATCGCCCGCGTCCGTGAAATCGTCGGCGACATGCCGCTGCTCGTGCCCGGCATCGGCGCCCAGGGCGGCGACATCGAAGCCACCGTCCGCGCCGGCCGCACCGCCAACGGCACCGGCCTGATGATCAATTCCTCGCGCGCCATTCTCTATGCCGGCAAGGACGAGAATTTCGCCGCCGCCGCCCGCCAGGTCGCGCAACAAACCCGCGACGCGATCAATCTTTACCGCTAA
- a CDS encoding Eco57I restriction-modification methylase domain-containing protein: MSRDVAQLGQVFTPPKVVDFMLDLCRNRGRMLEPSAGDGAFFKELQARQADCVGIEVDARVAPPGARVCDFFDYPQNELFDSIVGNPPYVRYQDVAVDTKKKLKSELFDGRSNLFLFFIEKCIRHLKPGGELVFIVPREFIKLTAAKKLNAWLYAQGSITHFYETGDVRVFDEHTPNCAIFRFEKGRMDRRMDDGRRCVEADGQLMFLRDDHSVRFADVFAVKVGAVSGADQIYTHAKGNMEFVYSKTVETGATRRMLYGIKHPHLDKHKEELLARRVKVFDESNWWQWGRAFPISEHPRIYVNGRTRKPEPFFLHDCNSFDGSILALFPKNQRISRRDLIECTMMLNKEVDWQQLGFVCDGRFIFTQRSLQNCLLPEKFSRYLPSAKPKDAP; the protein is encoded by the coding sequence ATGAGCCGCGACGTCGCCCAGCTCGGCCAGGTATTCACACCGCCCAAGGTCGTGGATTTCATGCTCGACCTCTGCCGCAATCGGGGCCGCATGCTCGAGCCCTCGGCCGGCGACGGCGCTTTCTTCAAGGAATTGCAGGCGCGCCAGGCCGATTGCGTCGGCATCGAGGTCGATGCGCGCGTCGCGCCGCCCGGCGCCCGTGTCTGCGATTTCTTCGACTACCCGCAGAACGAGCTGTTCGACAGCATCGTCGGCAACCCGCCCTATGTCCGCTATCAGGACGTAGCGGTCGACACCAAGAAAAAGCTCAAATCCGAACTGTTTGACGGACGCAGCAACCTCTTCCTGTTCTTTATCGAAAAATGCATCCGCCACCTGAAGCCGGGCGGCGAACTGGTCTTCATCGTGCCGCGCGAGTTCATCAAGCTGACCGCCGCCAAGAAGCTCAACGCCTGGCTGTACGCGCAGGGCAGCATCACGCATTTCTATGAGACCGGCGACGTCCGCGTCTTCGACGAACACACCCCGAACTGCGCCATCTTCCGCTTCGAGAAGGGCCGCATGGACCGGCGCATGGACGACGGCCGCCGCTGCGTCGAGGCCGACGGCCAGCTGATGTTCCTGCGCGACGACCACAGCGTGCGCTTTGCCGACGTCTTCGCGGTCAAGGTCGGCGCCGTCTCCGGGGCCGACCAGATCTACACGCACGCCAAGGGCAACATGGAATTCGTTTATTCGAAGACCGTCGAAACCGGCGCCACCCGCCGCATGCTCTACGGCATCAAGCATCCGCATCTCGACAAGCACAAGGAAGAACTGCTCGCCCGCCGCGTCAAGGTTTTCGACGAAAGCAACTGGTGGCAGTGGGGCCGCGCCTTCCCGATCAGCGAGCACCCGCGCATCTACGTCAATGGCCGCACGCGCAAGCCCGAACCCTTCTTCCTGCACGACTGCAACAGCTTCGACGGTTCCATTCTCGCCCTGTTTCCGAAAAACCAGCGGATCAGCCGGCGCGACCTGATCGAATGCACGATGATGCTCAACAAGGAAGTGGACTGGCAGCAGCTCGGTTTCGTCTGCGACGGCCGCTTCATCTTCACCCAGCGCAGCCTGCAGAACTGCCTGCTGCCGGAAAAATTCTCCCGTTACCTCCCGTCTGCAAAGCCCAAGGACGCCCCATGA